A section of the Osmia lignaria lignaria isolate PbOS001 chromosome 16, iyOsmLign1, whole genome shotgun sequence genome encodes:
- the mEFG1 gene encoding mitochondrial translation elongation factor G 1, which produces MSMIISLKHNIKLNPLLTQSSYIWKNLRQSSSHSKYAEHKRLEKIRNIGISAHIDSGKTTLTERILYYTGRIEKMHEVKGKDNVGATMDSMELERQRGITIQSAATYTMWKDHNINIIDTPGHVDFTVEVERALRVLDGAVLVLCAVGGVQSQSITVDRQMKRYKVPCLAFINKLDRLGANHRRTLEQLQGKLRHNAAFVQLPIGLESNNKGIIDLIYQKALYFEGNFGEIVREDEIPANMRSEAQDKRQELIEKLSNVDEKLGDMYLNEAKVLETDIKDAIRRTCMSRNFTPVFVGTALKNRGVQPLLDGVVDYLPNPGEVENYALKQNEDETVNVLLNSERSNQYPFVGLAFKLEAGRFGQLTYFRCYQGMLKKGEHLYNVRTRKKVRVQKLVRLHSNQMEDVTEVYAGDIFALFGIDCASGDTFVSNASVELSMESIYVPEPVVSMSIQVKDTKMRDSFAKGIGRFTKEDPTFRHYYDTDNKESLVSGMGELHLEIYAQRLEREYNCPVILGKPKVSFRETLHSPYEFDYLHKKQTGGAGQYARIVGVLEPLPPEQNTEIIFKDETVGTNIPKQYIPGVERGFRAMCEKGYYSGHKLAGVKFRLIDGMHHCVDSSELAFCLAAQGVMKEAFNNAPWYLLEPVMLVEVTVPIEYQGIVVAQLTKRHGLVNDTDVNEGWAVLKAEVPLNNMFGYIGELRSTTQGKGEFTMEYARYTPCIPDVEEQIVREYRIANNLETVAQKSKN; this is translated from the exons ATGTCAATGATAATATCTTTAAAACATAATATTAAGTTAAATCCACTGTTGACTCAAAGTTCATACATTTGGAAG AATTTACGACAGTCATCGTCACATTCGAAATATGCAGAACACAAACGGTTggaaaaaattcgaaacattGGTATATCAGCTCACATTGATTCTGGGAAAACCACCTTGACAGaacgtatattatattatactggAAGAATAGAGAAAATGCACGAA GTGAAAGGTAAAGATAATGTTGGAGCAACAATGGATAGTATGGAATTAGAAAGACAAAGAGGCATTACGATTCAATCTGCTGCAACTTATACCATGTGGAAAGAtcataatatcaatatcattgacACTCCTGGTCATGTTGACTTTACTGTAGAAGTAGAAAGAGCTTTACGTGTTTTAGATGGAGCTGTACTAGTATTATGTGCAGTTGGTGGTGTTCAATCACAATCAATCACTGTAGATCGGCAAATGAAAAGGTATAAAGTACCCTGCTTagcatttattaataaactaGATAGGTTGGGAGCTAATCATCGCAGAACTTTGGAACAATTGCAAGGAAAATTAAGACACAATGCTGCATTTGTACAGTTGCCTATTGGCTTAGAAAGTAATAATAAAGGAATAATAgatttaatttatcaaaaggCTTTGtattttgaaggaaattttGGTGAAATTGTAAGAGAAGATGAAATTCCGGCAAATATGAGAAGTG AAGCACAAGATAAAAGGCAAGAATTAATTGAGAAATTGAGTAATGTTGATGAGAAACTTGGAGATATGTATTTAAACGAGGCAAAAGTACTTGAAACAGACATAAAAGATGCTATTAGAAGAACGTGCATGAGTAGAAATTTTACACCAGTATTCGTTGGAACTGCTTTAAAGAATAGAGGTGTCCAACCGCTATTAGACGGAGTTGTGGACTATTTACCAAATCCTGGAGAAGTAGAAAACTATGCTCTTAAACAGAAtga AGATGAAACTGTTAATGTCCTATTAAATTCTGAAAGAAGCAATCAATATCCATTTGTTGGATTGGCATTTAAATTAGAAGCTGGCCGATTTGGTCAGCTCACCTACTTCCGTTGTTATCAAGGAATGTTGAAGAAAGGAGAACATTTATACAACGTGAGAACACGGAAGAAG GTTCGAGTTCAGAAGTTAGTAAGACTTCACTCAAATCAAATGGAAGATGTAACAGAAGTTTATGCCGGCGATATTTTCGCTTTGTTTGGTATCGATTGCGCATCGGGTGATACATTTGTTAGCAATGCTAGTGTAGAGTTGTCAATGGAATCTATCTATGTTCCCGAGCCTGTAGTATCAATGTCCATTCAAGTAAAGGATACAAAAATGAGAGACAGTTTCGCGAAAGGTATCGGGCGATTTACCAAAGAAGATCCTACATTCAGACATTATTATGATACAGATAACAAg GAATCTCTAGTTTCTGGAATGGGAGAGCTGCACTTGGAAATTTATGCTCAGAGGCTTGAACGCGAATATAATTGTCCTGTGATTCTTGGAAAACCAAAAGTTTCTTTCCGCGAAACATTACACTCGCCTTATGAATTTGATTATCTTCATAAAAAGCAAACAGGAGGAGCTGGGCAATATGCTCGAATTGTTGGAGTATTAGAG cCTTTGCCACCTGAACAGAATACTGAAATTATATTCAAAGACGAAACGGTGGGaacaaatattccaaaacagtATATTCCTGGTGTAGAAAGAGGCTTTAGAGCTATGTGCGAAAAAGGGTACTACAGTGGTCATAAATTGGCAGGTGTTAAGTTTAGACTAATTGATGGTATGCATCATTGTGTCGATTCTTCGGAACTTGCGTTCTGTTTAGCCGCGCAAGGTGTAATGAAGGAAGCGTTCAATAATGCACCTTGGTATCTATTAGAACCAGTTATGTTAGTTGAAGTAACTGTCCCAATAGAATATCAG GGAATAGTTGTAGCTCAATTAACTAAACGACATGGTCTTGTAAACGATACAGACGTCAATGAAGGATGGGCTGTTTTAAAGGCAGAAGTTCCATTAAATAATATGTTCGGTTACATAGGTGAATTGAGATCTACTACTCAAGGAAAAGGAGAATTCACCATGGAATATGCGCGTTACACGCCTTGTATACCAGATGTAGAAGAACAAATAGTAAGGGAATACCGAATAGCGAATAATCTGGAGACTGTAGCGCaaaagtcgaaaaattaa
- the Lrch gene encoding leucine-rich-repeats and calponin homology domain protein isoform X2: MAMVASNMSGHIQKQLTRSLERILEEAHLSGELKLSGRKLKDFPKVGKPGSSKYNLQDTVFADLSKNRFAELPEEVTEFPFLEKLHLYHNAIRIIPETVAMLQSLNYLDLSRNQLTSLPREICRLPLQTLLVAHNRLASLPDELGRMSALAELDAGCNEITNLPPRMGDLARLRSLDLRSNMLVHLPIELTYLRLVKLDISGNRISVLPNEMRKMKSLVDFRLSDNPLTSPPASLCIRGRTHIFKYLERQAAKHERARGGRARKTPLDVRGHATLDTRAHRRHNVDSGYSTSDGLDKRWSQEIHSAVHDGEIRGLWRQECSPLSITLPHENSVNGSCSGTSTPSTISPGEHASLEDELGKAMILHDQLEKRRLERSTSENGADVRRPMTSGLYHASITPPGPLESAHLNQTSSISTNTQSVQPIQTSAANSTSLLNGDEKRPLNHIQTYREYKEALRQQRANEGPSVYRPREQVTPPGNESQNNETDPQINKDAVGLTGKQIFNEENANKRPVQKVTPSRINYQNTPIINGSNNEYNNKNGKYLEQPYKKPSSPIKTSTSILSSSTSPGHAPRLVKTAVGYVDGNKSPSKNGGSPKSPRSVTWNSNVPEKYSFTMRREFERAKEEADLIEQLRNHIETRLKMALPEDLAPALTDGVVLCHLANHVRPRSVASIHVPSPAVPKLTMARCRRNVDNFLEACRKIGVDENLVCCASDVLEGGRGVVRVAVTVSELLRFHQSRSPLQTSSSSNVPNHVPA, encoded by the exons atggcgATGGTCGCGTCGAACATGAGCGGCCACATACAGAAGCAGCTCACCAGAAGTCTTGAGCGAATCCTGGAGGAAGCACACTTGAGCGGTGAACTGAAGCTTAGCGGTCGAAAACTTAAGGATTTTCCAAAAGTCGGAAAACCGGGATCCAGCAAATACAATCTTCAGGACACGGTCTTTGCCG ATCTCTCGAAGAATCGTTTCGCCGAATTACCGGAAGAGGTGACGGAATTTCCCTTCCTCGAGAAGCTACACCTCTACCACAATGCGATAAGAATAATACCGGAAACCGTGGCGATGCTTCAGTCACTCAACTACCTCGATCTTAG TCGGAACCAATTGACGTCTCTACCTCGGGAGATATGCAGGCTACCGTTGCAAACGTTACTCGTCGCTCACAATAGGTTAGCGTCGTTGCCGGATGAATTGGGCAGAATGTCGGCGCTGGCCGAGCTGGACGCAGGCTGCAACGAAATCACGAATCTGCCACCACGGATGGGCGACCTCGCCAGGCTTAGGTCCCTGGACTTGAGGAGCAACATGCTCGTGCACCTGCCTATAG AACTGACGTACCTGAGACTCGTGAAGCTGGATATCAGCGGCAACCGTATATCCGTGCTTCCGAACGAGATGAGGAAGATGAAGAGTCTGGTCGACTTTCGGCTGTCCGACAATCCTCTGACCTCGCCACCTGCCTCG TTATGCATTCGCGGGCGAACGCACATCTTCAAATACTTGGAGAGACAGGCGGCGAAACACGAGAGGGCGAGGGGGGGACGGGCGAGGAAAACGCCTCTGGATGTGAGAGGTCACGCGACATTGGACACGAGGGCCCATAGACGGCACAACGTGGACAGCGGTTACAGCACCAGCGACGGTCTCGACAAACGTTGGTCCCAAGAAATTCACAGCGCG GTGCACGACGGTGAGATTCGGGGACTCTGGCGACAAGAATGCTCGCCCCTTTCGATTACCCTGCCACACGAGAACAGCGTGAACGGATCCTGCAGCGGAACGTCGACGCCTAGCACCATCTCACCTGGAGAACACGCGTCTCTCGAGGACGAGCTTGGAAAG GCGATGATACTGCACGATCAGTTGGAAAAGAGGAGACTGGAGAGGAGCACCTCGGAGAACGGCGCCGACGTCAGAAGACCGATGACCTCTGGCCTCTATCACGCGTCAATTACGCCACCCGG TCCTTTAGAATCCGCTCACCTGAATCAAACGTCATCGATATCGACGAACACGCAATCGGTACAACCCATACAAACGTCCGCGGCGAATTCTACTTCCTTGTTGAACGGGGATGAAAAGAGGCCGCTGAATCACATTCAGACGTACAG AGAGTACAAAGAGGCGTTGAGACAACAGAGGGCCAACGAAGGGCCCAGCGTGTACAGGCCTCGAGAACAGGTTACACCGCCAGGCAACGAATCGCAGAACAACGAGACCGATCCGCAGATCAACAAGGACGCCGTCGGTCTGACCGGCAAGCAAATCTTCAACGAAGAGAACGCGAACAAGAGACCGGTACAGAAAGTAACTCCCTCGCGTATCAATTATCAAAACACGCCCATCATCAATGGTAGTAATAACGAGTACAACAACAAGAACGGCAAGTACTTGGAGCAGCCGTACAAGAAGCCCAGCTCGCCGATCAAAACTTCCACCAGCATTCTGTCGTCGAGTACCAGTCCCGGGCACGCGCCTAGACTAGTCAAGACTGCCGTCGGTTACGTGGATG GTAACAAGAGCCCTAGTAAAAATGGTGGGAGTCCAAAGTCACCCAGGTCGGTTACTTGGAACAGCAACGTGCCAGAGAAGTACTCGTTCACCATGAGAAGAGAATTCGAACGCGCCAAGGAGGAAGCTGATTTAATTGAACAGCTTCGAAAC CATATAGAAACAAGGTTGAAGATGGCTCTTCCGGAGGACCTCGCCCCCGCGTTAACTGACGGAGTCGTTTTGTGCCATCTGGCGAATCATGTGAGACCTCGATCGGTAGCAAGTATCCACGTTCCTTCGCCAGCTGTT CCCAAGTTGACGATGGCAAGATGCAGGCGTAACGTGGACAACTTTCTCGAGGCGTGTCGAAAGATTGGCGTCGATGAG AATCTCGTGTGCTGTGCTAGCGACGTCCTGGAAGGAGGTCGAGGAGTTGTTCGAGTAGCGGTCACGGTATCAGAACTGCTGAGGTTCCATCAGTCACGCTCCCCGTTGCAGACCTCGTCCTCTTCGAACGTGCCGAATCACGTGCCAGCTTAG
- the Lrch gene encoding leucine-rich-repeats and calponin homology domain protein isoform X1 — MAMVASNMSGHIQKQLTRSLERILEEAHLSGELKLSGRKLKDFPKVGKPGSSKYNLQDTVFADLSKNRFAELPEEVTEFPFLEKLHLYHNAIRIIPETVAMLQSLNYLDLSRNQLTSLPREICRLPLQTLLVAHNRLASLPDELGRMSALAELDAGCNEITNLPPRMGDLARLRSLDLRSNMLVHLPIELTYLRLVKLDISGNRISVLPNEMRKMKSLVDFRLSDNPLTSPPASLCIRGRTHIFKYLERQAAKHERARGGRARKTPLDVRGHATLDTRAHRRHNVDSGYSTSDGLDKRWSQEIHSAVHDGEIRGLWRQECSPLSITLPHENSVNGSCSGTSTPSTISPGEHASLEDELGKAMILHDQLEKRRLERSTSENGADVRRPMTSGLYHASITPPGPLESAHLNQTSSISTNTQSVQPIQTSAANSTSLLNGDEKRPLNHIQTYREYKEALRQQRANEGPSVYRPREQVTPPGNESQNNETDPQINKDAVGLTGKQIFNEENANKRPVQKVTPSRINYQNTPIINGSNNEYNNKNGKYLEQPYKKPSSPIKTSTSILSSSTSPGHAPRLVKTAVGYVDGNKSPSKNGGSPKSPRSVTWNSNVPEKYSFTMRREFERAKEEADLIEQLRNHIETRLKMALPEDLAPALTDGVVLCHLANHVRPRSVASIHVPSPAVPKLTMARCRRNVDNFLEACRKIGVDEEVLMDADAIMDVGYMDAYGLEALARLVSALLLLRDEGEKDNEESAPGSSNTIQDRVLSAMLFATFLTSLVLLYLFPVPD; from the exons atggcgATGGTCGCGTCGAACATGAGCGGCCACATACAGAAGCAGCTCACCAGAAGTCTTGAGCGAATCCTGGAGGAAGCACACTTGAGCGGTGAACTGAAGCTTAGCGGTCGAAAACTTAAGGATTTTCCAAAAGTCGGAAAACCGGGATCCAGCAAATACAATCTTCAGGACACGGTCTTTGCCG ATCTCTCGAAGAATCGTTTCGCCGAATTACCGGAAGAGGTGACGGAATTTCCCTTCCTCGAGAAGCTACACCTCTACCACAATGCGATAAGAATAATACCGGAAACCGTGGCGATGCTTCAGTCACTCAACTACCTCGATCTTAG TCGGAACCAATTGACGTCTCTACCTCGGGAGATATGCAGGCTACCGTTGCAAACGTTACTCGTCGCTCACAATAGGTTAGCGTCGTTGCCGGATGAATTGGGCAGAATGTCGGCGCTGGCCGAGCTGGACGCAGGCTGCAACGAAATCACGAATCTGCCACCACGGATGGGCGACCTCGCCAGGCTTAGGTCCCTGGACTTGAGGAGCAACATGCTCGTGCACCTGCCTATAG AACTGACGTACCTGAGACTCGTGAAGCTGGATATCAGCGGCAACCGTATATCCGTGCTTCCGAACGAGATGAGGAAGATGAAGAGTCTGGTCGACTTTCGGCTGTCCGACAATCCTCTGACCTCGCCACCTGCCTCG TTATGCATTCGCGGGCGAACGCACATCTTCAAATACTTGGAGAGACAGGCGGCGAAACACGAGAGGGCGAGGGGGGGACGGGCGAGGAAAACGCCTCTGGATGTGAGAGGTCACGCGACATTGGACACGAGGGCCCATAGACGGCACAACGTGGACAGCGGTTACAGCACCAGCGACGGTCTCGACAAACGTTGGTCCCAAGAAATTCACAGCGCG GTGCACGACGGTGAGATTCGGGGACTCTGGCGACAAGAATGCTCGCCCCTTTCGATTACCCTGCCACACGAGAACAGCGTGAACGGATCCTGCAGCGGAACGTCGACGCCTAGCACCATCTCACCTGGAGAACACGCGTCTCTCGAGGACGAGCTTGGAAAG GCGATGATACTGCACGATCAGTTGGAAAAGAGGAGACTGGAGAGGAGCACCTCGGAGAACGGCGCCGACGTCAGAAGACCGATGACCTCTGGCCTCTATCACGCGTCAATTACGCCACCCGG TCCTTTAGAATCCGCTCACCTGAATCAAACGTCATCGATATCGACGAACACGCAATCGGTACAACCCATACAAACGTCCGCGGCGAATTCTACTTCCTTGTTGAACGGGGATGAAAAGAGGCCGCTGAATCACATTCAGACGTACAG AGAGTACAAAGAGGCGTTGAGACAACAGAGGGCCAACGAAGGGCCCAGCGTGTACAGGCCTCGAGAACAGGTTACACCGCCAGGCAACGAATCGCAGAACAACGAGACCGATCCGCAGATCAACAAGGACGCCGTCGGTCTGACCGGCAAGCAAATCTTCAACGAAGAGAACGCGAACAAGAGACCGGTACAGAAAGTAACTCCCTCGCGTATCAATTATCAAAACACGCCCATCATCAATGGTAGTAATAACGAGTACAACAACAAGAACGGCAAGTACTTGGAGCAGCCGTACAAGAAGCCCAGCTCGCCGATCAAAACTTCCACCAGCATTCTGTCGTCGAGTACCAGTCCCGGGCACGCGCCTAGACTAGTCAAGACTGCCGTCGGTTACGTGGATG GTAACAAGAGCCCTAGTAAAAATGGTGGGAGTCCAAAGTCACCCAGGTCGGTTACTTGGAACAGCAACGTGCCAGAGAAGTACTCGTTCACCATGAGAAGAGAATTCGAACGCGCCAAGGAGGAAGCTGATTTAATTGAACAGCTTCGAAAC CATATAGAAACAAGGTTGAAGATGGCTCTTCCGGAGGACCTCGCCCCCGCGTTAACTGACGGAGTCGTTTTGTGCCATCTGGCGAATCATGTGAGACCTCGATCGGTAGCAAGTATCCACGTTCCTTCGCCAGCTGTT CCCAAGTTGACGATGGCAAGATGCAGGCGTAACGTGGACAACTTTCTCGAGGCGTGTCGAAAGATTGGCGTCGATGAG GAGGTGTTAATGGACGCGGACGCAATCATGGACGTGGGTTACATGGACGCGTACGGGCTGGAGGCTCTGGCGCGTCTCGTCTCCGCTCTCCTCCTTCTCCGTGACGAAGGAGAGAAAGATAACGAAGAATCGGCCCCAGGTTCATCCAATACGATTCAGGATCGCGTTTTGTCCGCGATGCTTTTCGCCACATTCCTAACGTCCCTCGTTCTACTCTATCTATTCCCCGTTCCCGATTGA